GATTCCCGGCTGGAACCGCTTCGATTCGGCCGCCGCGCCACGCCGGTTTGGGAGCGAGTCCGAGCGCGACCGCGACGGCACTGCGCGCCAGCAATCGCGTCGAATCGAGGGTCGGCAACGGTGAGACCTCGGGTGTCACCAGCAGCGGGATCTCGGTGCAGCCGAGCGCGACGGCGTCGCAGCCCGCGCGCTTCAGATCATCGATGATGCGCAGGTACTCGCTTCGCGACTCGTCGCGAAGGAGGCCCTGACAGAGCTCGTCGAAGATGACGTCATCGACGAGTTTCTGATCCTTTGAGCCCGGCGTCTTCATCGCGAGCCCGGCGCGTTCGAATGCCGCCGGGTAGACGTTCCCGGACATCGTCCATTGGGTGCCGAGCAGCCCCACGCACGCGCGGCCATCGGCCTTCGCCTGTTGCGCCACGAGCTCGGCGATGTGGAGTCCCGGCAGCGGGAGCGGCGGGCCGTCGAGCTCGAGCGCCGCGTGCGCGGTGTTGTCGGGGCAGATGAAGAAGTCGCAGCCGGCGTCCGCCAGCCTGAGCGCGGTGCGCGCGAGCTGCGCGCGCACCGAGACGAGATCGCCCGCTTCGTAGGCAGCAAGCGCCGGCTTCATGGGCAAGACCGAGAGCGTGATCTCGGGATGATCGTGGGGGCCGAGCCGCCGCGCGCTCTCGCGCACCGTCTCGAGGAAGCAGAGCGCGGCACCGTCCGCGGAGTGCGCGAGTATCCCCAAGTGAAGCATGCGGCGA
Above is a genomic segment from Candidatus Sulfotelmatobacter sp. containing:
- a CDS encoding amino acid racemase yields the protein MLHLGILAHSADGAALCFLETVRESARRLGPHDHPEITLSVLPMKPALAAYEAGDLVSVRAQLARTALRLADAGCDFFICPDNTAHAALELDGPPLPLPGLHIAELVAQQAKADGRACVGLLGTQWTMSGNVYPAAFERAGLAMKTPGSKDQKLVDDVIFDELCQGLLRDESRSEYLRIIDDLKRAGCDAVALGCTEIPLLVTPEVSPLPTLDSTRLLARSAVAVALGLAPKPAWRGGRIEAVPAGNPSGRGARASPARL